The proteins below come from a single Gimesia alba genomic window:
- a CDS encoding DUF1501 domain-containing protein, which translates to MLSFLSAQDQQCHTRSRREFLRIGALGLTGLSLADLLRAEEKAGIRSSNKAIINVHLDGGPPHMDMIDLKPEAPVEIRGEFQPISTSVTGVQICELMPRLAAHADQFAFVRSLVGSAGAHDAFQTQSGFKKKDMLAVGGRPALGSVISRLKGSPQDLSPPFVDIMQGRGLVRNSARPGFLGPAYQPFRPDISDLFQRQLEKGMQGELKRLGADHQVSLKLNPSLSMERLENRTTLLSELDTIRRKVDASGMMDAMDRFSQQAVSILTSGRLADAMDLTLEDPATLARYTPTTQNDSSRFYTSEGPDAVKKFLLARRLVEAGVRCVSISISDFDTHSSNFKRMRQLLPLVDHGLTTLVADLKERGMLDDVTIVAWGEFGRTPRINSKKGGRDHWPRVGPAILAGGGMQTGQVIGKTDRTASAVIERPVHYKDIFATLYHNLGIDPHAITLTDPRGRPQYLLDAGTRLRELV; encoded by the coding sequence ATGCTGTCATTCTTGAGCGCGCAGGATCAGCAATGTCACACCAGATCACGGCGAGAATTTCTCCGAATCGGTGCGCTCGGACTGACCGGACTTTCTCTGGCTGATTTATTACGCGCCGAAGAAAAAGCGGGAATCCGTTCTTCAAACAAAGCCATCATTAATGTGCATCTGGATGGTGGCCCGCCCCATATGGATATGATCGACTTGAAACCGGAAGCCCCGGTAGAAATTCGTGGCGAGTTCCAACCCATTTCAACCAGTGTCACCGGCGTGCAAATCTGTGAGTTAATGCCGCGTCTTGCTGCACACGCGGATCAATTTGCCTTTGTACGATCACTCGTTGGCTCCGCCGGTGCCCACGATGCCTTTCAGACGCAATCAGGCTTTAAGAAAAAAGACATGCTCGCCGTGGGCGGTCGCCCTGCCCTGGGTTCGGTTATCTCGCGACTCAAAGGGTCTCCGCAGGATCTTTCGCCTCCGTTTGTCGACATCATGCAGGGACGGGGCTTAGTCCGAAACAGCGCACGCCCGGGATTCCTGGGTCCCGCATATCAACCTTTCCGCCCCGATATCTCTGACCTGTTTCAGCGTCAGCTCGAAAAAGGCATGCAAGGGGAACTCAAGCGATTAGGCGCCGATCATCAGGTCAGCCTGAAGCTCAATCCCTCGTTGAGCATGGAGCGACTGGAAAACCGCACGACCTTACTTTCCGAACTGGATACCATTCGTCGCAAAGTCGATGCCAGCGGCATGATGGACGCGATGGACCGTTTTTCCCAGCAAGCCGTCAGCATACTGACATCCGGTCGACTGGCAGATGCGATGGATTTAACACTGGAAGATCCAGCAACTTTGGCGCGCTATACGCCGACAACACAAAATGATTCATCACGCTTTTACACCAGTGAAGGCCCTGATGCGGTAAAGAAATTTCTGCTCGCTCGCCGCCTTGTCGAAGCAGGTGTGCGTTGCGTGAGCATCTCGATCAGTGATTTCGATACCCACTCCAGCAATTTCAAGCGGATGCGTCAGTTACTGCCCCTGGTCGATCATGGCCTCACCACCTTAGTCGCCGACCTCAAAGAACGCGGCATGCTGGATGATGTCACTATTGTTGCCTGGGGAGAATTCGGTCGCACGCCACGCATCAATTCGAAAAAGGGAGGTCGCGACCATTGGCCGCGCGTCGGCCCCGCGATTCTTGCCGGCGGTGGAATGCAGACCGGTCAGGTCATCGGCAAGACCGACCGCACCGCCAGCGCTGTGATTGAGCGCCCCGTGCACTACAAAGACATCTTTGCCACTTTATATCATAATCTTGGCATCGATCCGCATGCGATCACGCTCACTGACCCGCGGGGACGGCCTCAATATCTGCTGGATGCAGGTACGCGGCTGAGAGAGCTGGTTTGA
- a CDS encoding 3-keto-disaccharide hydrolase, producing MKNLIAPLCSFVLLLLCNLPGAQADDLPHYKPLFNGKDLTGWVNVNTDKDTWYVKDGMLICTGHPIGVMRTDKQYENFLLHVEWRHMEAGGNSGVFAWSEGTVPEGRRLPKGMEIQMLELDWVNQHKKKDGTLPPIAYVHGELFGANGLTTIPDNPRGTRSKSIENRCKGKGQWNVYDVVCVDGVVKLSVNGKFVNGVRNASIKKGYLCLESEGAEIQFRSIQIMELPPGVTSKAQTAPLLK from the coding sequence ATGAAAAATTTGATCGCCCCCCTTTGTAGCTTTGTCTTACTTCTTCTCTGCAATCTGCCCGGTGCGCAAGCAGATGATCTGCCGCACTACAAACCGTTGTTTAACGGCAAAGACCTGACCGGCTGGGTGAATGTGAATACAGATAAAGATACCTGGTATGTCAAAGATGGCATGTTGATCTGCACGGGACATCCCATCGGCGTGATGCGAACTGATAAGCAGTATGAAAACTTTCTACTGCACGTTGAATGGCGGCACATGGAAGCAGGCGGTAATTCGGGCGTCTTCGCCTGGAGTGAAGGAACTGTTCCCGAAGGGAGACGCTTACCTAAAGGGATGGAAATTCAAATGCTGGAACTCGACTGGGTGAATCAGCACAAGAAAAAAGATGGCACTCTGCCCCCCATCGCTTATGTGCATGGCGAGCTCTTCGGCGCCAACGGCTTAACCACGATTCCCGATAACCCTCGCGGCACACGCAGCAAATCAATCGAAAATCGCTGCAAAGGAAAAGGACAATGGAATGTCTATGATGTCGTCTGTGTCGATGGTGTCGTGAAGCTTTCGGTAAACGGCAAATTTGTAAATGGTGTCCGAAATGCATCCATCAAAAAGGGTTATCTCTGCCTTGAATCGGAAGGGGCCGAAATCCAGTTTCGCAGTATCCAGATCATGGAATTGCCCCCGGGAGTCACTTCCAAAGCTCAAACGGCCCCTCTGCTGAAGTAA
- a CDS encoding DUF1592 domain-containing protein has protein sequence MPSMIASQQHRLFRFRVTALSLLLGICCFIFSQTSRAADPKPLTGEQIYRKMCVECHAANGQGVMDKANPFHGMKTLVELTTLIDETMPEEDPEFCQGEEAKRAAQYVFDRFYAKDTAAAGNSSRVQLSHLTVRQYLFTTSDLLSHFLGNANVTSKERGLNAEYYDSRSMRRDKRVIKRIDPVVNFQFGDKKPDEKITNAEEFSMKWEGSVLAEETGDYEFILKTENGARLWVNQKDPIIDEWVSSEGRAKEHKATIRLLGGKPYTIRLHVFKYKEKSSSVVLEWKPPHKAQEVIPQRNLTPQQVPGTFITSTVFPPDDSVSGYERGTAVSKAWDEATTSAAIEIMTSVIKHLDRLAGTKPDAKNRKEKIQQFCHRFAELAFRRPLTDEQKTFFVDQHFKQEAAVELAVKRVVLLVLKSPRFLYTDREYPALDDYAIASRLSYGLWDSMPDRQLFDTARAGKLKTPTQIAQQADRMLRDPRAQSKLRYFFHHWLQLDEKEELAKDKALFPEFNELVVSDLRTSLDLFIDDVVWNKSSDYRQLLLADYVYLNPRLAKVYDVKLPDGQEFQKVSLDKDKRAGVITHPYMMANFAYHNLSSPIHRGVFVTRRLLGRTLKPPPQATEFKDGDFKPGMTTREKVALITKPSACMSCHSIINPLGFSLEHFDAIGRYREQEVKKAINASAELTSVSGETVKFNGARDLATHIATDHHAHAAFVDQLFHQAVKQPINAYGENIREELTTKFEKTDYNIQQLLIEIMKVAALHQPHS, from the coding sequence ATGCCAAGTATGATTGCCAGCCAGCAACATCGTCTTTTTCGATTCCGCGTGACCGCACTTAGTTTGCTATTGGGGATCTGTTGTTTCATTTTTTCACAGACTTCGCGTGCCGCAGATCCGAAACCTCTCACTGGCGAACAGATTTATCGTAAGATGTGCGTTGAGTGTCATGCCGCCAATGGGCAAGGCGTGATGGACAAAGCCAACCCGTTTCACGGCATGAAGACGCTGGTTGAACTCACCACACTCATCGATGAAACGATGCCGGAAGAAGACCCCGAGTTCTGTCAGGGTGAAGAAGCCAAACGGGCCGCCCAATATGTCTTCGATCGATTTTATGCCAAAGACACAGCTGCTGCCGGCAACAGTTCACGCGTGCAACTCTCACATTTAACCGTACGACAGTATCTGTTCACGACATCTGACCTGCTGTCGCATTTTCTGGGAAACGCCAATGTCACCAGCAAGGAACGCGGACTCAATGCAGAATATTATGACAGTCGCAGCATGCGGCGCGATAAGCGCGTCATAAAACGAATTGACCCCGTGGTCAACTTCCAGTTCGGCGACAAAAAACCGGACGAGAAAATCACCAACGCGGAAGAGTTTTCCATGAAGTGGGAAGGCTCAGTCCTCGCAGAAGAAACTGGCGATTATGAATTCATTCTCAAAACAGAAAACGGTGCCCGCTTATGGGTGAATCAGAAAGATCCGATTATTGATGAATGGGTCAGTTCAGAGGGACGGGCCAAAGAGCACAAAGCCACGATTCGCCTGCTGGGAGGCAAACCCTATACCATCCGACTGCACGTGTTCAAATACAAAGAAAAGTCTTCGTCGGTTGTCCTCGAATGGAAGCCGCCCCATAAAGCACAGGAAGTCATTCCACAACGGAATCTCACACCACAACAGGTGCCCGGAACGTTTATCACGTCCACTGTCTTCCCACCCGATGACAGTGTTTCCGGCTACGAACGCGGTACTGCAGTTTCCAAAGCCTGGGATGAAGCAACCACGTCTGCTGCCATCGAGATCATGACCAGTGTGATTAAGCATCTGGATCGTTTAGCCGGTACCAAACCGGATGCCAAAAATCGCAAAGAAAAAATTCAACAGTTCTGCCACCGTTTTGCCGAACTCGCCTTTCGGCGTCCGTTAACCGACGAGCAAAAGACATTCTTTGTTGATCAGCACTTCAAACAGGAAGCCGCCGTCGAACTCGCCGTCAAACGTGTCGTTCTGCTCGTTTTGAAATCACCCCGTTTTCTGTATACCGATCGGGAATATCCGGCACTGGACGACTATGCCATCGCGTCCCGACTCTCTTACGGTCTATGGGATTCCATGCCCGACCGTCAATTGTTTGACACAGCCAGAGCAGGCAAACTGAAAACCCCTACCCAGATCGCGCAACAGGCTGACCGCATGCTGCGCGATCCCCGTGCTCAGTCCAAGCTGCGTTACTTCTTCCATCACTGGCTACAACTCGACGAAAAAGAAGAACTGGCTAAAGACAAGGCACTCTTCCCCGAATTCAATGAGTTGGTTGTTTCTGACTTGCGAACCTCGCTTGACCTGTTCATTGATGATGTGGTCTGGAACAAATCATCCGACTATCGGCAGTTGCTGCTCGCCGATTATGTTTACCTTAACCCGCGACTGGCAAAAGTCTATGACGTCAAACTACCCGATGGCCAGGAATTCCAGAAGGTCTCACTCGACAAAGACAAGCGGGCCGGTGTGATCACGCACCCGTATATGATGGCGAACTTCGCGTATCACAATTTGAGTTCTCCCATTCACCGCGGTGTGTTTGTCACGCGGCGTTTGCTGGGCCGAACACTGAAACCGCCCCCACAGGCAACTGAATTCAAAGACGGCGATTTCAAACCAGGCATGACCACCCGCGAAAAAGTCGCCTTGATTACGAAACCATCCGCCTGTATGTCGTGTCACAGCATCATCAACCCCCTCGGTTTTAGTTTGGAGCACTTTGACGCGATCGGCCGATACAGAGAACAGGAGGTCAAGAAAGCCATCAATGCCTCGGCTGAGTTGACTTCTGTTTCGGGCGAAACGGTCAAATTCAACGGAGCCCGGGATCTGGCCACCCATATCGCCACCGACCATCACGCCCACGCAGCATTTGTCGACCAATTGTTTCACCAGGCAGTCAAACAGCCAATTAATGCTTATGGCGAAAATATTCGGGAAGAACTGACCACAAAATTTGAAAAAACTGACTATAATATTCAACAGCTACTGATCGAAATCATGAAGGTTGCTGCCTTACACCAACCTCATTCCTGA
- a CDS encoding DUF1552 domain-containing protein — MRYQSRRAFLKELGLSTAVLPLVMNLPSLGFAADRAIRKQRLIVMFSPNGIVPKTYWPDEVGDKFELKEIMQPLKAYQDQMLVIKGVADRVRGDGDSHMRGMSCLLTGIELLPGNIQGGSHTPAGWASGQSVDQEIKRFLQSQPETRTRFGSLEFGVNVPHRADPWTRMVYAGSNKPIAPIDDPYQMFEKIYGQMKDRKSLASILDDVREDLKKVRTKLSREDKQLLEEHETYVRQMEQELKAGQEQKLSIEVPVQEVGVKNDNDHMPVTSKMQIDLMVNSLANDMARVATLQYTNSVGQARMKWLGIEDGHHGLSHKPDSDEDAQEKLTKINKWFCEQLAYLVQKLDKTPEPNGEGTLLDNTLVVWTNELGKGNSHTLNDVPLVLVGKGLDFKMGRSLQFKMVPHNRFLMSLAHGMGHHVKTFGNPNFCGDGILSELT; from the coding sequence ATGAGATATCAATCCCGCCGCGCATTTTTAAAAGAACTCGGTCTCTCAACGGCTGTTCTGCCACTGGTCATGAACTTGCCCAGTCTAGGCTTTGCCGCAGATCGCGCCATTCGTAAACAGCGACTGATCGTTATGTTCAGCCCTAACGGTATCGTTCCCAAAACGTATTGGCCGGACGAAGTCGGTGACAAGTTCGAACTGAAAGAAATCATGCAGCCGCTGAAAGCCTATCAGGATCAGATGCTCGTGATCAAAGGGGTTGCAGACCGCGTTCGCGGTGATGGCGACAGCCACATGCGTGGCATGAGCTGCCTGCTGACGGGGATTGAATTGCTGCCCGGCAATATTCAAGGCGGCTCGCACACTCCCGCCGGTTGGGCCAGTGGTCAATCGGTCGACCAGGAAATCAAACGCTTTCTGCAAAGTCAGCCGGAAACTCGCACCCGCTTTGGCTCATTGGAGTTCGGTGTGAATGTGCCTCATCGGGCAGACCCCTGGACCCGCATGGTCTACGCTGGTTCCAACAAACCGATTGCCCCGATTGACGATCCGTATCAGATGTTCGAAAAGATTTACGGTCAGATGAAAGACCGGAAGAGTCTGGCCAGCATTCTGGATGATGTGCGGGAAGACCTGAAAAAGGTCAGAACCAAACTCAGCCGCGAAGACAAGCAGCTGCTGGAAGAGCATGAAACCTATGTGCGACAGATGGAACAGGAACTCAAAGCCGGACAGGAACAAAAACTGTCCATCGAAGTTCCTGTGCAGGAAGTGGGCGTGAAAAATGATAACGATCACATGCCTGTCACCAGCAAAATGCAGATCGACCTGATGGTCAACAGCTTGGCCAACGACATGGCCCGCGTTGCGACACTGCAGTATACCAACTCGGTCGGTCAGGCACGGATGAAGTGGCTCGGCATCGAAGATGGCCATCACGGTCTGTCACACAAGCCGGACAGTGACGAAGATGCTCAGGAAAAACTGACCAAAATCAATAAATGGTTCTGCGAGCAACTGGCTTACCTGGTTCAGAAACTGGATAAAACTCCCGAGCCGAACGGCGAGGGAACCCTGCTCGATAACACACTCGTTGTCTGGACCAATGAACTAGGTAAAGGGAACTCGCATACGCTGAACGACGTCCCACTGGTTCTCGTCGGTAAGGGACTCGATTTCAAAATGGGACGCTCTCTCCAATTCAAAATGGTTCCCCACAACCGCTTCCTGATGTCGCTGGCTCACGGCATGGGTCATCATGTGAAAACATTCGGGAATCCCAATTTCTGTGGCGATGGTATTCTGTCTGAACTGACTTAA
- a CDS encoding cupin domain-containing protein, whose amino-acid sequence MDHITRPKEEDEYFFEEGCFILEMSSPDVDPEVSLARARVEPGKKTRFHRLKGTFERYIMLSGTGLVEVGDYPPTKVHPGDVVRIPPDTDQSITNIGEEDLVFFVVCNPHFLKSIYVDSEDLRKQF is encoded by the coding sequence ATGGATCACATCACCCGCCCCAAAGAGGAAGACGAATACTTCTTCGAAGAAGGTTGCTTCATCCTCGAAATGTCGAGCCCCGATGTCGATCCGGAAGTCTCGCTGGCCAGAGCCCGTGTGGAGCCTGGTAAGAAAACTCGGTTCCATCGACTCAAAGGCACATTTGAACGCTACATCATGCTCTCAGGAACCGGTCTCGTCGAAGTCGGCGACTATCCACCGACCAAAGTTCATCCCGGCGATGTCGTTCGCATCCCCCCCGACACCGACCAGAGCATCACCAATATCGGCGAAGAGGACCTGGTCTTTTTCGTGGTCTGCAATCCCCACTTCCTGAAGTCGATCTACGTCGATTCGGAAGACCTGCGAAAACAATTTTGA
- a CDS encoding pentapeptide repeat-containing protein, with the protein MALLLYGLVCEAIVANPEHIKIVQQGNYAIDLWKCKNPHASLDLNKADLRRFDLSGSNLTEADLINADLRDANLKGSDLTGAYLSQAKLCRANLCHATLHKADLTSANMTNANLNEADLNGAFLVQANLSHTILNETNLTHAKLVDANLSNSSLIGIRLIKTDLSKANFFNSDLREADLSGANLSEGNLKWANLCGARLKATDLSNANLIETDFTDADLTEAVLTDANLRQAKLDFATGYILSSEQIAENAKKITQKFIGTGYYIILISFVLFLGLIGLSSIFLTPPDNLGQLDQSISGGIAFLATGILLIGFLTGSVYITTEKGYSRGLGFFTTFFFFVTAYLLMQTLLAEFIGIAFFGPMVLALLADKNQRRIY; encoded by the coding sequence ATGGCACTGCTGTTGTATGGATTGGTATGTGAGGCAATTGTGGCAAATCCAGAACATATAAAAATAGTCCAACAGGGAAATTATGCTATTGATCTTTGGAAATGTAAGAATCCACACGCAAGTCTGGATCTGAACAAGGCTGATTTGCGAAGATTCGATTTAAGCGGTAGCAATCTGACTGAAGCTGATTTAATCAATGCTGATCTGAGAGATGCGAACCTGAAAGGCAGTGATTTAACCGGAGCCTATTTGAGTCAAGCCAAATTGTGCCGGGCAAATTTGTGCCATGCTACGCTCCATAAAGCCGATCTGACAAGCGCCAATATGACAAACGCAAATTTGAACGAAGCTGATTTGAACGGGGCTTTTTTAGTTCAGGCTAATTTGAGTCATACGATTTTGAACGAAACAAATTTGACTCACGCTAAATTGGTAGATGCAAATTTGAGCAACTCCAGTTTGATCGGAATCAGATTAATTAAAACTGACTTAAGTAAGGCAAATTTCTTCAATTCTGATTTGAGGGAAGCTGATTTAAGTGGTGCAAACCTGAGTGAAGGGAATTTAAAATGGGCTAATCTCTGTGGAGCCAGATTAAAAGCAACTGATTTAAGTAATGCAAATCTGATCGAAACAGATTTTACTGATGCGGATCTGACTGAAGCCGTTTTAACCGATGCGAATTTGCGGCAAGCCAAATTGGATTTTGCAACCGGATATATTTTGTCTTCAGAACAGATAGCCGAGAATGCAAAAAAAATAACACAAAAATTTATCGGAACCGGTTATTATATTATTCTCATCTCTTTTGTGTTATTTCTTGGATTGATCGGGCTGAGCAGTATCTTTCTAACGCCGCCAGACAACCTTGGTCAACTCGATCAATCTATTTCAGGAGGGATTGCTTTCCTAGCGACGGGAATTCTTCTTATTGGCTTCCTTACCGGCTCTGTTTATATCACGACGGAGAAGGGGTATTCCAGGGGGCTGGGATTCTTTACCACATTCTTTTTTTTCGTGACAGCCTATCTGCTCATGCAGACTCTACTGGCAGAATTCATCGGAATTGCATTTTTCGGGCCAATGGTATTAGCACTCTTAGCAGACAAAAACCAGCGACGAATTTACTGA